In a genomic window of Gossypium arboreum isolate Shixiya-1 chromosome 7, ASM2569848v2, whole genome shotgun sequence:
- the LOC108470762 gene encoding alpha-1,6-mannosyl-glycoprotein 2-beta-N-acetylglucosaminyltransferase-like codes for MANYKKPRFKDAAFKRYLSVVLGTLLLVSLLVVSLGTNATPGSSGLDEGLSESVVNIQSFREKLNLPKENDFSIRLEKQNRLPPRNIDLYPRLAKDHITIVLYVHNRPQYLRVVVNSLSKVVGISETLLIVSHDGYFEEMNKIVEGIKFCRLKQIFAPYSPHVFTDSFPGVSSKDCQEKDDAGKKHCVGNPDQYGNHRSPNIVSLKHHWWWMMNTVWDGLKETRGHDGHILFIEEDHFIYPNAYRNLQLLVSLKPNKCPDCYAANLAPCDVNLRGEGWNSLVAERMGNVGYAFNRTVWRKIHGKAKEFCFFDDYNWDITMWATVYPSFGSPVYTLRGPRTSAVHFGKCGLHQGQGKTNACIDNESVNVQVDDTDKVANIRPEWDVKVYQNQPGYKAGFKGWGGWGDNRDHRLCLNFAQMYH; via the coding sequence ATGGCTAATTACAAGAAACCCCGTTTCAAAGATGCAGCTTTTAAACGTTACCTCTCTGTAGTTTTAGGTACTCTACTACTGGTTTCACTTTTGGTAGTTTCTCTTGGGACCAATGCAACGCCAGGTTCAAGTGGATTAGATGAAGGTTTAAGTGAAAGTGTTGTTAATATTCAGAGTTTTAGGGAAAAACTCAACCTTCCTAAAGAGAACGATTTTTCAATTCGATTGGAGAAACAAAACCGGTTGCCCCCTAGGAATATAGATCTATATCCAAGGTTAGCCAAAGATCATATAACCATTGTTTTATACGTGCATAATCGCCCTCAATATCTCCGAGTAGTTGTTAATAGCTTGTCGAAGGTTGTGGGGATAAGTGAAACTTTATTAATTGTCAGCCATGATGGATACTTTGAAGAAATGAACAAGATTGTGGAAGGGATCAAATTTTGCCGATTGAAACAGATCTTTGCCCCTTATTCGCCCCATGTATTTACTGACAGTTTTCCTGGTGTGTCGTCGAAGGACTGTCAAGAAAAAGATGATGCTGGGAAGAAACATTGTGTTGGGAATCCAGATCAGTATGGAAACCACCGGTCTCCAAATATAGTTTCTTTGAAGCATCATTGGTGGTGGATGATGAACACTGTGTGGGATGGATTGAAGGAGACTAGAGGGCATGATGGACATATTCTTTTCATAGAGGAGGACCACTTCATTTACCCCAATGCGTATCGCAACTTACAGCTTCTTGTATCACTGAAGCCTAACAAATGCCCAGATTGCTATGCTGCAAATCTGGCACCCTGTGATGTGAATTTAAGAGGAGAAGGATGGAATAGTTTGGTTGCTGAGAGAATGGGAAATGTGGGTTATGCCTTCAACCGGACTGTATGGAGAAAAATCCATGGGAAGGCTAAAGAGTTCTGCTTCTTTGATGATTACAATTGGGATATAACAATGTGGGCAACCGTCTATCCTTCGTTTGGTAGTCCAGTGTACACGTTACGAGGTCCAAGGACTAGTGCAGTTCACTTTGGGAAGTGTGGTTTGCATCAGGGCCAAGGGAAGACTAATGCTTGCATTGATAATGAATCAGTGAACGTTCAAGTAGATGACACTGATAAGGTTGCTAATATCAGACCAGAATGGGATGTTAAAGTATATCAGAATCAACCAGGGTATAAAGctgggtttaagggttggggtggCTGGGGGGATAATAGAGATCACCGATTGTGCTTGAATTTTGCTCAAATGTACCATTAA